A genome region from Purpureocillium takamizusanense chromosome 8, complete sequence includes the following:
- a CDS encoding uncharacterized protein (COG:S~EggNog:ENOG503P6U9) → MAASNKDKIDLSSLAPPSSSTTDADAAAAPSHESKILDVLGAAVNGSAPTELSAEATAGEVDKLYVAATAAGGSNAEDFLWAWWSLLVGVVKLIPADDARMQLLVSVVGRLKARRDDEVEMWGQKTRVWSELPMLGPNMRDAWNMRPMFDGSDRDNEAIREWISLNSFAARMFGAKLQSWDNFAIWELRSGLEEPPLSTPSAKETSLATACEWFTHAGEELHRQGRGRGRQLEAMEERALKPGQLFSSGRPGLSDERWRFWRERIGVLAGTAGSGQLKERAQAVLDKMKDLEEGSA, encoded by the exons ATGGCCGCCTCAAACAAGGACAAAATCGACCTCTCGTCCCtcgctcccccctcctcctccaccaccgatgccgacgcagccgccgccccctcccacgAGTCCAAGatcctcgacgtcctcggcgcggccgtcAACGGCTCGGCCCCCACAGAGCTTTccgccgaggccacggccggcgaggtcgacaaGCTGTATGTGGCcgctacggcggcgggcggcagcaacgccgAGGACTTTCTCTGGGCGTGGTGgtcgctgctcgtcggcgtcgtcaagctgatccccgccgacgacgcccgcatGCAGCTCCTCGTGTCCGTCGTTGGCCGCCTCAAGGCCCGGcgcgatgacgaggtcgagatGTGGGGGCAGAAGACGCGCGTGTGGTCGGAGCTGCCTATGCTGGGGCCTAACATGCGAGACGCTTGGAATA TGCGCCCCATGTTCGACGGCTCCGATCGCGACAACGAGGCCATCCGGGAGTGGATCTCGCTCAACTCGTTCGCTGCGCGCATGTTCGGCGCCAAGCTGCAGAGCTGGGACAATTTCGCCATCTGGGAGCTGCGGTCCGGGctcgaggagccgccgctgaGCACGCCGAGCGCCAAGGAGACGAGCCTCGCCACGGCGTGCGAGTGGTTCAcgcacgccggcgaggagctgcaccggcagggccgcgggcgcggacgccagctcgaggccatggaggagCGCGCGCTCAAGCCCGGCCAGCTGTTCTCGAGCGGCAGGCCCGGGCTGAGCGACGAGCGCTGGCGCTTCTGGAGGGAGAGGATCGgcgtgctggctggcaccgccggcagcgggcaGCTCAAGGAGAGAGCGCAGGCGGTGCTGGACAAGATGAAGGACCTTGAGGAAGGGTCTGCGTGA
- a CDS encoding uncharacterized protein (SECRETED:SignalP(1-16~SECRETED:cutsite=SQA-LS~SECRETED:prob=0.4378)), producing MLVLALVTSLAALSQALSFPRGGQQGSYRPNVPRDLADGIYAMSLDARGKEVHARVVGTPPPPGVITSALSRFANPSVNGKKGGGGGGGGDHQRRSAQNMTISAYCACDNHIDRINATQAVDDLAKQLGNGVWLEKQAMYAKNGDVVSFVYKGVNRTWASGATMRAMISIIGKACGDDVVGAARYDTFAEGQAGAVTGLMLLSDSPQPTLGKIKSCPH from the coding sequence atgctcgtcctcgccctcgtcacgagcctcgccgccctcagcCAGGCGCTGAGCttcccccgcggcggccaacaaGGCTCGTACCGGCCCAACGTGCCGCGGGACCTCGCGGACGGCATCTACGCCATgtccctcgacgcccgcggcaaGGAGGTgcacgcgcgcgtcgtcgggacgcccccgcccccgggcGTCATCACGTCGGCGCTCTCCCGGTTCGCGAACCCCTCCGTCAAcggcaagaagggcggcggcggcggcggcggcggcgatcaCCAACGCCGCTCCGCGCAAAACATGACCATCTCGGCGTACTGCGCCTGCGACAACCACATCGACCGCATCAACGCCACGcaagccgtcgacgacctggccAAGCAGCTCGGCAACGGCGTGTGGCTCGAGAAGCAGGCCATGTACGCCAAgaacggcgacgtcgtctccTTCGTGTACAAGGGCGTCAACCGCACGTGGGCGTCGGGCGCAACCATGCGCGCCATGATCAGCATCATCGGCAAGGCGTgcggcgacgatgtcgtcggcgccgctcgctACGACACCTTCGCCGAGGGACAGGCCGGGGCCGTCACGGGCTTGATGCTGCTGTCCGACTCCCCGCAACCCACGCTCGGCAAGATCAAGTCATGCCCCCACTGA